AATGGCCTCAACTATATCAGCTCTCGTTTCTGCAGAACTCCAGAAACCTAACTCTAGAGCACTTTTACCTACAATTTCATTTTCGGAATATTTTACCTGAATACAAAACTGTCTGTTTACCTTAAGATATTTACCTGTTTCTATCTCCGTGATTGCCATCGGTAAAGGGTTCATATCGAAAAATTTTTCGAGAGCCCTCCATCCTATCTCCGGATGAGTTATATCTTCTTTAGAAAGTTCACTTTGTTGTTTGGGAGAACGAATATGGATCCAAGTCGTAGTTTCCGAGTCGGACTCACCTTGGATCTTAAAACCTTGGCAATAGAATGTCCTGATCTCTTTGTTTTTAAGTAAAAAGTAACCCAGGTACCAATTGGTTTTTTCTTCTTTTTTAAGACTGTTAAAAATCCCGTTTCGGATATCGGAGATAAGGCTGAAATCTATCTCTTTCAATTCTATCAAAGAGTAACCCAAGATCTGCAATGCGGCAGGATTTCCATCGATCAGATTTCCGGAAGATGAAAATACAAGAACTCCATCCCCGATCCTTTCGAAAAACTGCTTGAGGATATTAAGCTGTGAAATTGAAGATTCCAAACTTTTATCACCGAGAGAATAAACCCTCAAATACTAATGGACTAAATAACGCTAGAAACTACTTTTCTAAAACTTTCATTTTTTTTCCAAAATTTAAGAAAGTTGCAATCCTAAAGGACACGTTACTCGAAAAGGCCTACCTACTATGTATTTTTTAATCGGTTTGTTAGCATTCTTCGCCGGCATATTCTACCTTATTATTCCTTTTGTTTTATTATCCAAGATCAACGGACTTTTGGAAAGGATCCAAGATCTGGAGAATCAATTAAAGGGGACTCTTCCGGAAACTCAGACTGAAAAGAAAAAGTCTCCAATTAAAGAAGAAAAACCTATCTTGGTAAAAGAAACAACTCCGGAAGCCAAGAAGGAAGTCCCTTCTTCCAAGCCTCCTGCAAAAGTTCCAAAACCTGAAGCAGTTGCACCTCCAACTATTATAAAACAAGAACCTGTACCTATAGCTAAAAAATCTGAGACTTGGGAAAAATTCGAGAAGCAGATCGCCAACAATTGGACCGGGATCTTAGGAACAATCATACTCGTAATGGGTGTCGGGTTCTTAGGGATTTATGCGGCCCTAAGCATGTCCCCATTCTTCAGATTCTTAATGGTACTAGGGATCGGTGTCGGTTTATTCATAATCTCCATTCTTCTAATCAAAAAAGAATTCTGGGAGCAGATAGGATATTGGATCCGAAGCGGCGCCGGTGCAGTTATATTATTCTCTTGTATCGCTGCAGTTTCCGTTCCAGGAATGAAATGGATAGAGTCCGAATTTTATGCGCTCATCTTAGTGATTGTTGGGATTTTAGTGAACTTAGGACTTGCTTGGCAAACTTCTCAGCAAAAGTTTGCTAGTCTTCATATCGTATTAAGTTTAATTTCTTTAGCAATTCTTCCTTTGAGCACTTTGATCTTCTTCTTAGCGGTTGGAGTTTCTGCTTTCAGTGTGGCTCTATCTTATAGAAGCAAATGGGAATTTCATTTAATACAAACTGCAATTTCCTTTTTAATTTTAAATTTTCTTTATAAAGGACATTTCTCGGAACAATTACATGTATTAAGTTCTCCTCATTCCAAAACCTGGGGAATTTTAGGAACTCTTGTTGTCGGAATTCCATCTATCTTAGCTCATTATAGAAAAGTATATTCATCAGCAAATATTCAACGTCTTCCTTTTATCACTCACCTAATTATATGGGCAGGAATTGGTTTAGGTTTATCGGTGTATTCCACTGGATCTAAATGGAATCCTCCTGTGCTAATTTCAGTCTCGATCGGATTATTTTTCTGGGCCAGAACCGCTCGAGAAAAGCTAAATATTCGCTGGCTCTATCTCACTGATACTTTGGTGTCCTTGGCCCTTGCTTCTATTGGGATCATATTACTCACTCGATGGGAAGTGGATCTATTCCTTATCAATGTATATGTTTCTCTATTATTCTCCATCTTCTTTGTTGTGAGCTCCGAAGAAAAAGAAAATCTACTTAAGAATATAGGAGCGGCACTTCTTCATATTTCTTGGGTTTGGTACATTCTTCTTTTGATCGTGAAATACTTCAGTGGATTGAATCTAGGAGCTTGGCCAATCATTATCACTACGATCGTGATGATCATTCTTACATTCTTGATCCAATTCTATGATGAAATTAGAAATAAGGAAACTTCTACTGCAGCCGACGATATTTACGGAGTAGGTGGAGATGATAGAATATCTCCCGCAGGGATTTTTTCCGGCCTTTTAGCATCGGCTATTTGTTTCCAATTATTCGATTGGAAACATTCGGAACTGTATCTTCCTGCATTCGGAGTCATTTTGTTAGTGATCCGACAAAACAGGAATTGGAACGGTTTAGGAGTTGGGATCTTCTTCTTTGTTGCAGCATTACATTTCGAAGTGATCTATAGAATTTATTCTTTGGAAAGGTGGGAGGTACTACTAAGAGATCTTCCTACTATCATATTCTGTTTCTTAATGATCCCTCTTTCTAAAGTGCAAATAGGATCGGACAAGCTCAGATATTTTTCTTCACCTGGAGCGATACTTTTATCTTTACATATCGTATTCTTAGCATACTGGACTACTCAAAGTCTTTCTCCGTTCTTACCCGGAATACTTTGGCTTCTTCTTTCATTGGTATACTTGGAAACTAAAAACTTTTTCTCAGAAAGAGAAAAAGAATGGGAGAATACTTGGAAGTCCTCTATCAATTCCGCAGGACCGGTCTGGCAATTTTTTGCGCTAATATTTGTGGGATTGTTCTTAGGAGCTCATATTCTGGTCCATCTTCAATCGGAATTATATGTAGGCATCTTCAAGATCAGATTTCTGATCCAAGCTCTTGCAATAGGAGTATTTTTATATTGGGCAAACAGTCCGAATCTTAAAAAAGAAACTCCAAATTACTGGAATTCTCTTTTGCCATTGTTCTGGGAGCTGACAGGGATCTTTATCACTGCGATCATTGCATTAGAAATTCCGAATACATGGTTGCCTGTCGCCTGGATCGTTTGGGCATTCTTCCTGAACCAGATCAGTTTGAAAACTTCTTGGGAAATTTCCAGATTTAGATTTTATTCTACCTGTTTTTATTGGTATTCCTGTATTCATGTGGCTTTCATTTCTAGTTCCGCTCTGACTCCTTCAGAATACTGGGCCAATCAAGAATGGCTGGGTGGACTCGTCGGGATCATACTACAAATCGCTTACTTAGCAAGGATCCAACT
The sequence above is a segment of the Leptospira hartskeerlii genome. Coding sequences within it:
- a CDS encoding DUF2339 domain-containing protein, whose translation is MYFLIGLLAFFAGIFYLIIPFVLLSKINGLLERIQDLENQLKGTLPETQTEKKKSPIKEEKPILVKETTPEAKKEVPSSKPPAKVPKPEAVAPPTIIKQEPVPIAKKSETWEKFEKQIANNWTGILGTIILVMGVGFLGIYAALSMSPFFRFLMVLGIGVGLFIISILLIKKEFWEQIGYWIRSGAGAVILFSCIAAVSVPGMKWIESEFYALILVIVGILVNLGLAWQTSQQKFASLHIVLSLISLAILPLSTLIFFLAVGVSAFSVALSYRSKWEFHLIQTAISFLILNFLYKGHFSEQLHVLSSPHSKTWGILGTLVVGIPSILAHYRKVYSSANIQRLPFITHLIIWAGIGLGLSVYSTGSKWNPPVLISVSIGLFFWARTAREKLNIRWLYLTDTLVSLALASIGIILLTRWEVDLFLINVYVSLLFSIFFVVSSEEKENLLKNIGAALLHISWVWYILLLIVKYFSGLNLGAWPIIITTIVMIILTFLIQFYDEIRNKETSTAADDIYGVGGDDRISPAGIFSGLLASAICFQLFDWKHSELYLPAFGVILLVIRQNRNWNGLGVGIFFFVAALHFEVIYRIYSLERWEVLLRDLPTIIFCFLMIPLSKVQIGSDKLRYFSSPGAILLSLHIVFLAYWTTQSLSPFLPGILWLLLSLVYLETKNFFSEREKEWENTWKSSINSAGPVWQFFALIFVGLFLGAHILVHLQSELYVGIFKIRFLIQALAIGVFLYWANSPNLKKETPNYWNSLLPLFWELTGIFITAIIALEIPNTWLPVAWIVWAFFLNQISLKTSWEISRFRFYSTCFYWYSCIHVAFISSSALTPSEYWANQEWLGGLVGIILQIAYLARIQLLPPFQGIEVDGYPGKIRKLSERLDRRSDYIIFYPLFAAGAFFLFWSFDSSLLTLLWMVEVFIVFLMGLILKKEHFRYVSLVAMIICLLRLIFWDLSQSSTITRALVFLGVGGILILMNTLYGKFGNKEKTDAP